The Pyruvatibacter sp. HU-CL02332 genome includes a window with the following:
- a CDS encoding DUF937 domain-containing protein, whose protein sequence is MSLMNILMEAQQGQSTDALAKQFGLDSGQAGSALSALVPALTAGVKKNTAQEGGLASLMGALAGGSHDQYLDDPSKIASPQAVEEGNGILGHVLGSKDVSRQLAARASEKTGISDDILKKMLPVVASMVMGAMSKQAGGGQAYQGQDDSGGLGSLVGGVLNSVVSGGSKSGGSKAADLLTSALDQDGDGSMLDDVIGGFFKQ, encoded by the coding sequence ATGAGCCTGATGAACATTTTGATGGAGGCCCAGCAGGGTCAATCCACCGACGCGCTGGCAAAGCAATTTGGCCTGGATAGTGGGCAGGCAGGCAGTGCATTGAGTGCGCTTGTGCCTGCCTTGACCGCAGGTGTTAAGAAAAATACCGCGCAGGAAGGTGGCCTGGCCTCATTGATGGGCGCATTGGCGGGCGGCAGCCACGATCAATACCTGGATGATCCATCAAAAATTGCGTCACCGCAGGCTGTTGAAGAAGGCAATGGCATTCTTGGACATGTGCTTGGTTCCAAGGACGTGAGTCGTCAACTCGCAGCACGTGCCTCTGAAAAGACCGGCATTAGCGATGACATTCTCAAGAAGATGCTTCCAGTTGTTGCAAGCATGGTCATGGGCGCAATGAGCAAGCAGGCTGGCGGTGGTCAGGCCTATCAGGGACAGGATGATTCCGGTGGCCTTGGATCCCTCGTAGGCGGTGTGCTGAACAGCGTCGTGAGTGGCGGCAGCAAGTCAGGCGGCAGCAAGGCTGCAGACCTTCTGACATCTGCCCTTGATCAGGACGGTGACGGCTCGATGCTGGATGATGTGATCGGCGGCTTCTTCAAGCAATAG
- a CDS encoding glycosyltransferase family 39 protein has protein sequence MPFFNAVEKRPVTALLLLCLALYLPGLFTLPALDRDEARFAQATVQMHETGDYMVPHFQEDLRAKKPVAIYWAQAVTSGAASLVGLDDPNGHPGIWAFRIPSLIAAILVVLLTWRVASLFYGRRAGLMAGALIATTVVLVAEANIAKTDAALAASIMAAQLALARVWLARDPTRFDPGLGNAVLFWVAMSIGILLKGPIAPMISGLTMVGLVVATREIKWIFLLRPIRGGVLLLLLTLPWAVSVWLSTNGAFFGEAVGGDFLPKLAGGQESHGAPFGYYTLLLLVTFFPANLLLMPAIARAWGERQSAPVMFLAAWIIPNWLVYEIVPTKLPHYVLPVYPALAILVAALLAASLKNPQLLKTKLARANIVAWALVALVLAAAIVALPVLLPEGTAVEPGPWPVVGAGIFAAMAVQVLAQAWRARASGVVLAVAVTGIAFSVALLEFARPRVDPLWLADRTAQAMEDRDLVGMRVVSAGFSEPSLVFALGTKTRLTNGTAAANALAVGEADIALVEEREAATFFEEATRLGITPVPALTVDGLNYSRGDAVSLTAYLLTTR, from the coding sequence ATGCCTTTTTTCAATGCTGTTGAGAAGCGACCGGTAACGGCTCTTTTGCTGCTGTGCCTTGCGCTTTATCTGCCGGGCCTGTTCACCCTTCCCGCACTGGATCGCGACGAAGCGCGCTTTGCGCAGGCAACCGTGCAGATGCATGAGACCGGCGACTATATGGTGCCGCATTTTCAGGAAGATTTGCGGGCCAAAAAGCCGGTTGCCATCTACTGGGCGCAGGCCGTCACATCTGGCGCGGCCAGTCTTGTTGGCCTGGATGACCCCAATGGGCATCCCGGTATCTGGGCGTTTCGAATTCCATCCTTGATTGCAGCGATTTTGGTGGTGCTCCTCACATGGCGTGTGGCGTCCCTGTTTTACGGCCGGCGTGCGGGGCTCATGGCCGGCGCGCTGATTGCCACCACAGTGGTTCTGGTTGCCGAGGCCAATATCGCCAAGACGGATGCGGCACTCGCGGCCTCCATCATGGCAGCCCAACTTGCACTAGCACGCGTGTGGCTCGCGCGAGACCCAACACGTTTCGATCCGGGCCTCGGCAACGCTGTTCTTTTTTGGGTGGCGATGTCGATCGGCATTCTGCTCAAGGGTCCGATAGCACCGATGATCAGCGGTCTGACCATGGTCGGTCTTGTGGTCGCGACCCGTGAGATCAAATGGATCTTTCTGTTGCGTCCAATACGCGGCGGAGTTTTGCTCCTTCTTCTGACATTGCCGTGGGCGGTCAGCGTTTGGTTATCCACCAATGGGGCTTTCTTTGGCGAAGCTGTTGGCGGCGACTTCTTGCCAAAACTGGCAGGAGGGCAGGAAAGCCATGGAGCACCCTTTGGATACTACACCCTGCTGCTCCTGGTGACATTTTTTCCGGCTAACCTTTTGCTCATGCCCGCGATTGCCCGGGCCTGGGGGGAACGTCAGTCCGCACCTGTCATGTTCTTGGCCGCATGGATCATTCCAAACTGGCTCGTCTATGAAATCGTTCCCACCAAGCTGCCGCATTATGTGCTCCCGGTTTACCCAGCGCTCGCCATCTTGGTTGCAGCGCTGCTGGCAGCTTCCCTGAAAAACCCGCAACTCCTCAAAACCAAGCTGGCACGCGCAAACATAGTTGCGTGGGCACTCGTCGCTTTGGTGTTGGCAGCAGCCATTGTTGCGCTGCCGGTCTTGTTGCCGGAAGGCACAGCTGTAGAGCCGGGGCCATGGCCTGTTGTAGGCGCGGGCATATTTGCAGCCATGGCAGTTCAAGTGCTGGCTCAGGCCTGGCGGGCAAGGGCTTCAGGAGTGGTCCTCGCCGTTGCTGTCACAGGCATTGCATTCTCAGTTGCGCTTCTTGAATTTGCCCGCCCACGTGTCGACCCGCTTTGGTTGGCTGACCGCACGGCGCAGGCGATGGAGGACCGCGACCTTGTTGGCATGCGTGTTGTATCTGCTGGTTTTTCAGAACCCAGTCTGGTGTTCGCTCTTGGAACCAAAACCAGGCTGACGAATGGCACCGCTGCTGCCAACGCGCTGGCAGTCGGCGAGGCAGATATTGCCCTTGTCGAGGAACGTGAAGCGGCCACATTCTTTGAAGAAGCTACGCGGCTAGGCATCACTCCTGTTCCGGCATTGACGGTAGATGGCTTGAACTATTCACGCGGGGATGCGGTCAGTCTGACTGCCTATCTCCTGACGACCCGTTAG
- a CDS encoding lysophospholipase, with the protein MRANYLIAALMIGLAACAPRLDLPGPAIADPVLNSDKLISADGREIALRHYVAADPRAIIIAAHGFNDYANAFHMAGPWFADRGTTLIALDQRGFGNTPNRGRWAGTDALADDVATLVNAVHSQAPQTPIYLLGVSMGGAVSTVAASRHDLPIEGLILSGPAFWGWSQLNPVYRATLWTVAHVAPWYYLTGEGLRLWPSDNIEMLRALSRDNRMIRETRVDAIYGLVTLMDDAFEAAAHVGHPTLILFGEKDEIVPAAPVEAVVAQLPGPKRFVRYQNGWHMLLRDLQHETVYQDIEAWIADRDAALPSLEEVALQPK; encoded by the coding sequence ATGCGCGCCAACTATCTCATTGCAGCTTTGATGATCGGGCTTGCCGCCTGCGCGCCCCGCCTTGATCTGCCCGGACCGGCGATCGCTGATCCCGTCCTGAACTCCGACAAATTGATATCTGCCGACGGCCGCGAGATCGCGTTACGTCACTATGTTGCAGCTGATCCTCGCGCGATCATCATCGCGGCACATGGGTTCAACGATTATGCGAACGCATTTCATATGGCGGGACCATGGTTTGCGGATCGCGGCACTACCCTCATCGCCCTTGATCAGCGTGGCTTCGGCAATACACCCAATCGCGGACGCTGGGCGGGCACCGACGCATTGGCAGATGACGTGGCAACGCTTGTGAACGCCGTCCACTCGCAGGCTCCACAGACGCCCATTTACCTCCTTGGGGTGAGCATGGGGGGCGCAGTTTCAACTGTTGCAGCGTCGCGTCACGATCTGCCCATTGAGGGGCTTATCCTGTCAGGCCCTGCTTTTTGGGGGTGGTCCCAGCTCAACCCTGTTTATCGGGCCACCTTGTGGACAGTGGCGCATGTCGCCCCTTGGTACTACCTGACAGGTGAGGGGCTACGCCTGTGGCCTTCAGACAACATCGAGATGCTGCGTGCCTTGAGCCGTGATAACCGCATGATCCGTGAAACGCGGGTCGACGCGATTTATGGCCTTGTCACCCTCATGGATGACGCCTTTGAGGCCGCCGCACACGTTGGCCACCCAACTTTGATTCTGTTTGGTGAAAAAGACGAGATCGTGCCTGCAGCACCGGTTGAGGCCGTCGTAGCCCAGCTTCCCGGACCAAAACGCTTTGTGCGGTACCAGAACGGCTGGCACATGCTCCTGCGAGACCTTCAGCACGAAACGGTGTACCAAGACATTGAGGCTTGGATTGCCGACCGTGATGCTGCACTTCCCTCCTTGGAAGAGGTGGCTTTGCAGCCAAAATGA
- a CDS encoding uracil-DNA glycosylase family protein, with protein MADEAAVQKLLKDIRACTECADDLPHDPRPVLRASTSARVCIVGQAPGTRVHASGVPFDDPSGDRLREWLGVDRDTFYDESRIAIVPMGFCFPGLDAKGGDKPPLKRCAKLWRTQLFETLGEVDFTVIIGTYAQAWHLGKARKKTVTETVAAWRDYMPSAITLPHPSWRNNTWLKKNPWFEADVLPVLRAEVAKRV; from the coding sequence ATGGCTGATGAGGCCGCTGTCCAGAAGCTGTTGAAGGACATCCGCGCATGTACGGAATGCGCGGACGATCTGCCTCATGATCCCAGGCCGGTCCTGCGCGCCAGCACCAGTGCACGTGTTTGCATTGTCGGTCAGGCGCCGGGAACCCGGGTGCATGCGAGCGGGGTGCCCTTTGATGATCCGTCCGGTGACCGTTTGCGGGAGTGGCTGGGCGTTGATCGCGACACCTTCTATGACGAAAGCCGTATCGCCATTGTTCCCATGGGGTTTTGCTTCCCAGGGCTGGATGCCAAGGGAGGCGACAAGCCACCGCTCAAACGGTGTGCAAAACTATGGCGGACGCAGCTGTTTGAGACCCTTGGAGAAGTCGACTTCACCGTCATTATCGGCACATACGCACAGGCATGGCATCTGGGCAAAGCGCGCAAAAAAACAGTGACTGAAACAGTGGCTGCATGGCGTGACTACATGCCGTCTGCCATTACGCTCCCGCACCCCTCGTGGCGCAACAATACATGGCTGAAGAAAAATCCATGGTTTGAAGCGGATGTCCTGCCTGTTTTGCGGGCGGAGGTCGCGAAGCGAGTCTGA
- a CDS encoding acyl-CoA dehydrogenase family protein: MSLDAETRQQLLDSVSRFVRERLRPLEDQVAENDAVPDDIIQEMKDLGLFGLAIPEEFGGLGLSMEDECLTMFEMGRTSPAFRSVFGTNVGIGSQGIVMFGSDEQKQEWLPGLASGEIIASFALTEPEAGSDAGSVRCTAIRDGDEYVINGTKRYITNANKAHIFTLMARTNPDVKGAKGVSSFIVPSDLPGISLGKPEKKMGQQGAHICDINFDNVRVPARLRLGDEGMGFINAMQILERGRLHISAVCVGVAERLIADCVEYASERKQFGQPIGEFQLVQGMLADSKTEAYAGRCMVMDAAKRRDAGEDIGTEASCSKYFCSEMVGRVADRAVQIYGGAGYIADYGIERLYRDVRIFRLYEGTSQIQQVVIARNMLREAG, from the coding sequence ATGTCTCTCGACGCAGAAACCCGCCAACAGCTCCTTGATTCCGTGTCCCGCTTTGTGCGTGAACGATTGCGCCCGCTGGAAGATCAGGTCGCTGAAAATGATGCGGTGCCTGATGACATCATTCAGGAAATGAAGGACCTGGGACTTTTTGGTCTGGCCATCCCTGAGGAATTCGGCGGCCTTGGTCTGTCCATGGAAGACGAGTGCCTGACCATGTTTGAAATGGGTCGCACATCTCCTGCATTCCGGTCCGTATTCGGAACAAATGTCGGTATTGGCAGCCAGGGCATTGTGATGTTTGGGTCAGATGAACAAAAACAGGAGTGGCTCCCGGGGCTGGCGTCCGGCGAGATCATTGCAAGTTTTGCGCTGACAGAACCTGAGGCTGGATCTGATGCAGGTTCGGTCAGGTGCACAGCCATTCGCGATGGCGACGAGTATGTCATCAACGGCACCAAGCGCTACATTACCAACGCCAACAAAGCACATATCTTTACGCTGATGGCGCGGACCAATCCAGACGTTAAGGGCGCCAAGGGCGTGTCATCCTTTATCGTGCCATCAGACCTGCCGGGCATTTCTCTGGGCAAGCCGGAAAAGAAAATGGGTCAGCAGGGTGCACACATCTGTGACATCAACTTTGACAATGTCCGCGTGCCTGCGCGCCTTCGCCTTGGCGATGAAGGCATGGGCTTCATCAATGCCATGCAGATTCTCGAACGCGGGCGTCTTCACATATCCGCTGTGTGTGTCGGCGTTGCTGAACGTCTGATTGCGGACTGTGTGGAATATGCGTCTGAGCGCAAACAGTTCGGCCAGCCCATTGGCGAGTTTCAGTTGGTGCAGGGCATGCTGGCGGATTCCAAGACGGAAGCCTACGCCGGACGCTGCATGGTGATGGACGCAGCCAAGCGTCGTGATGCCGGTGAAGACATTGGCACCGAAGCGTCGTGCTCCAAGTATTTCTGTTCCGAGATGGTCGGCCGTGTGGCAGACCGTGCAGTGCAGATTTATGGTGGAGCAGGCTACATCGCTGACTATGGCATTGAGCGGCTTTACCGTGATGTCCGGATCTTCCGGCTTTATGAGGGCACCAGCCAGATTCAGCAGGTAGTGATCGCGCGCAACATGCTGCGCGAAGCAGGCTAA
- a CDS encoding PaaI family thioesterase: MDFTPPAGLEGWEKWGADEPYEDMAGPFFFQRTPQGVVSAFKVEPKHLNGGNAIHGGMLMTFADYALFTIALEELTDTHAVTIALNGEFTAAGPSSGIVYASGEVVRETGSMIFVRGTINADDARTGPTLLSFSGIVKKLKKRS; this comes from the coding sequence ATGGATTTTACACCACCGGCAGGTCTTGAAGGCTGGGAAAAATGGGGCGCCGATGAGCCTTACGAAGATATGGCCGGTCCGTTCTTCTTCCAGCGCACACCCCAAGGCGTTGTGTCTGCCTTCAAGGTAGAGCCCAAACACCTGAATGGCGGCAACGCCATCCATGGCGGCATGCTGATGACATTTGCGGACTATGCCCTGTTCACCATCGCGCTGGAGGAGTTGACCGATACCCATGCCGTCACAATTGCGCTCAACGGCGAATTCACAGCTGCGGGCCCATCCAGTGGTATTGTTTATGCGTCCGGAGAAGTTGTACGGGAGACCGGCAGCATGATTTTTGTTCGGGGAACAATAAATGCTGATGATGCCCGGACAGGACCAACACTGCTAAGCTTCAGCGGCATCGTGAAGAAATTGAAAAAGCGCAGCTAA
- a CDS encoding LLM class flavin-dependent oxidoreductase gives MHQPLLSILDQSPIRAGGTAAQALGDTIDLAKRCDALGYHRYWVAEHHNTKSFAGSAPEVLIARLAAETKTMRIGSGGVMMPHYSPLKVAETFRLLETLYPGRIDLGLGRAAGAEPRTTAALMPGPKAYPLEVFPQQVQLLTQFLEDSTGLEGDAGGFPEDHPYRGIHAAPMGPGVPDMWLLGSGGDSAMHAAQFGLSYCYAHFINPESPDRAFETYRRHFRPSRTLKTPRASMGVSVMVAETEDEARRICASRNLWVLWMMQGKPGPFPTIEDALSYPYTDEEQEIIKGIEARGMTGTPEQVKAQLLTLESEHDVEEFALVTITHDHAHRVRSYELLADAFALAKAA, from the coding sequence ATGCACCAGCCCCTGTTATCGATACTCGACCAGTCGCCTATTCGCGCCGGAGGCACTGCTGCCCAGGCGCTGGGTGACACCATCGACCTTGCCAAACGCTGCGATGCGTTGGGATATCATCGTTACTGGGTGGCTGAACATCACAACACCAAGTCCTTCGCCGGATCAGCTCCGGAAGTCCTCATAGCGCGGCTGGCGGCGGAAACCAAAACCATGCGCATCGGGTCCGGTGGCGTGATGATGCCGCACTATTCTCCGCTCAAGGTGGCAGAGACGTTTCGGCTTCTTGAGACGCTCTATCCAGGACGGATTGATCTGGGTTTGGGCAGGGCCGCTGGTGCAGAACCACGCACAACGGCTGCCTTGATGCCGGGGCCCAAAGCCTATCCACTTGAAGTGTTCCCGCAGCAGGTGCAGTTGCTCACCCAGTTTCTTGAGGACTCAACGGGACTCGAGGGTGACGCAGGCGGATTTCCGGAAGATCACCCGTACCGGGGCATTCACGCGGCTCCCATGGGTCCCGGCGTGCCAGACATGTGGCTGCTTGGCTCGGGTGGTGATAGCGCCATGCATGCAGCCCAGTTCGGCCTGAGCTACTGCTATGCGCATTTCATCAATCCGGAATCGCCTGATCGTGCGTTCGAGACATATCGCAGACACTTCCGCCCTTCCCGCACCTTAAAGACCCCACGTGCGTCCATGGGCGTGTCGGTCATGGTGGCCGAAACAGAAGATGAAGCGCGCCGGATATGCGCAAGCCGCAATCTCTGGGTGTTGTGGATGATGCAGGGCAAACCCGGGCCCTTCCCGACAATCGAAGATGCACTTTCCTATCCGTATACGGATGAGGAACAAGAGATCATCAAGGGAATTGAAGCCCGCGGAATGACCGGCACACCAGAACAGGTCAAGGCCCAGCTGCTCACCTTGGAGAGCGAACATGATGTCGAAGAGTTCGCTCTTGTGACCATCACCCATGATCATGCCCATCGGGTCCGGTCCTATGAGCTTCTTGCAGATGCATTTGCTCTTGCGAAAGCCGCCTAG
- a CDS encoding nucleoside transporter C-terminal domain-containing protein, with amino-acid sequence MDFLVLQSLFGLLVFVGLAWCLSENRQIFAWKTVLAGLIAQLVIALLFLRVPFAHQAMLSLNGLVDALMAATRAGTSFVFGYVGGGDAPFEVTNPAAGFSLAFQSLPIVLVVSALAALLWHWRILPIVIGALSAVLRRTLNIGGALGLASGANVFMGMVEAPILIRPYLARLSRSELFALMSVGLATVAGTVLVLYASVIGARVDGALGHIIAASFISLPAAIIIARIMVPETTQGTSVGNDAPSLEYRGSMDAIVQGTTSGLQLMLAIAAMLIVAVALVALADITLGILPDVADAPLTLERVFGWLFAPIVWSMGIPWSEAGNAGSLMGIKTVLNEFLAYLALTNLEPGALSERSQLIMVYALCGFANPGSVGIMIGGLTNLVPERRDEIIGLAGKAFVAGTLATCMTGAVVGVVS; translated from the coding sequence ATGGATTTTTTGGTGCTGCAGAGCCTTTTCGGCCTGCTGGTATTCGTCGGGCTGGCGTGGTGCCTGAGTGAGAATCGGCAAATTTTCGCCTGGAAAACAGTCCTGGCGGGCCTGATTGCCCAACTTGTAATCGCGCTTTTGTTTCTACGCGTACCGTTTGCCCACCAGGCCATGCTTTCCCTGAACGGGCTTGTCGATGCCTTGATGGCGGCAACACGTGCTGGAACATCATTCGTCTTTGGATATGTCGGTGGCGGGGATGCCCCCTTTGAGGTTACCAACCCGGCCGCCGGCTTCAGTCTGGCCTTTCAGTCGCTTCCCATCGTGCTTGTGGTCTCCGCCTTGGCCGCCCTGCTGTGGCACTGGCGCATTTTGCCGATAGTCATTGGAGCGCTTTCGGCGGTTCTGCGGCGTACTTTGAATATCGGCGGCGCGCTGGGGCTGGCGTCTGGCGCAAACGTTTTCATGGGAATGGTCGAGGCGCCCATTCTCATTCGGCCTTACCTGGCACGTCTTTCGCGCTCGGAATTATTTGCATTGATGTCAGTGGGGCTCGCGACCGTGGCGGGAACGGTGCTGGTCCTTTACGCCAGCGTTATAGGCGCGCGAGTTGACGGCGCGCTGGGGCATATCATTGCCGCGTCATTTATCTCGCTACCTGCCGCCATCATCATCGCGCGCATCATGGTTCCTGAGACGACACAGGGCACATCTGTAGGCAATGATGCGCCAAGCCTTGAATACCGAGGCAGCATGGATGCTATCGTGCAGGGAACAACCAGCGGACTGCAATTGATGCTCGCCATCGCGGCAATGCTCATTGTAGCTGTTGCGCTGGTGGCTCTTGCGGACATTACCCTTGGTATTCTGCCAGACGTCGCTGACGCACCTTTGACTCTGGAGCGTGTGTTCGGGTGGCTGTTTGCCCCCATCGTCTGGTCTATGGGCATTCCCTGGAGCGAAGCGGGCAATGCCGGGTCGCTGATGGGCATCAAGACGGTACTGAATGAGTTTCTTGCTTATCTCGCCCTTACCAATCTGGAACCGGGTGCGCTATCTGAGCGCTCTCAGCTTATCATGGTCTATGCGTTGTGTGGATTCGCAAATCCCGGCTCTGTTGGAATCATGATTGGCGGATTGACCAATCTGGTTCCTGAACGCCGTGATGAAATCATCGGCCTTGCCGGCAAAGCGTTTGTCGCCGGGACGCTTGCTACCTGCATGACCGGTGCAGTGGTCGGTGTCGTGTCCTAG
- a CDS encoding SDR family NAD(P)-dependent oxidoreductase: MTISFEGKVAIVTGAGGGLGRCHALELARRGAKVVVNDLGGSVDGSGGSSEAADKVVEEIKALGAEAISNGSSVTDDAGVANLVKQTMDAFGRIDILINNAGILRDKSFAKMDQKDWDLVVDVHLAGSAKATKAVWPIMKEQQYGRIMMTSSSSGLYGNFGQANYGAAKLGLAGLMNTLKIEGQKDNIKVNTLAPVAFTRMTENLMPPEAEAMLKPEFVSPGVMILVSDDAPTGTILCAGAGVFAAAQVVEADGVYVGRDDLTAEKVLENWDQITDFSNSKPFFMGGEQTGKFFEKASGK, from the coding sequence ATGACTATTTCGTTCGAAGGTAAGGTTGCAATCGTAACCGGTGCAGGCGGTGGCCTTGGCCGGTGTCACGCTCTTGAGCTCGCCCGTCGCGGTGCCAAGGTCGTGGTCAACGATCTTGGTGGGTCCGTGGATGGCTCAGGCGGATCATCTGAAGCTGCTGACAAGGTCGTTGAAGAAATCAAAGCCCTTGGCGCCGAAGCAATTTCCAACGGCTCAAGCGTCACAGACGATGCTGGCGTTGCAAACCTCGTCAAGCAGACGATGGACGCATTCGGCCGCATCGACATCCTCATCAACAATGCCGGCATCCTGCGCGACAAGAGCTTCGCGAAGATGGACCAGAAAGACTGGGATCTGGTTGTTGATGTGCACCTTGCAGGTTCTGCCAAGGCGACCAAGGCAGTATGGCCGATCATGAAAGAGCAGCAGTATGGCCGCATCATGATGACGTCCTCGTCCTCAGGTCTCTACGGCAACTTTGGCCAGGCCAACTACGGCGCTGCGAAGCTTGGTCTTGCGGGTCTTATGAACACGCTGAAGATCGAAGGTCAGAAGGACAACATCAAGGTCAATACGCTGGCACCGGTTGCCTTTACGCGTATGACTGAAAACCTGATGCCACCTGAAGCAGAAGCCATGCTGAAGCCGGAATTCGTATCTCCCGGCGTGATGATCCTCGTCAGCGACGACGCGCCAACAGGTACCATCCTGTGCGCAGGTGCTGGCGTCTTCGCAGCGGCCCAGGTTGTGGAAGCTGATGGCGTTTATGTGGGCCGTGATGACCTCACAGCTGAGAAGGTTCTGGAAAACTGGGACCAGATCACAGACTTCTCAAACTCCAAGCCGTTCTTCATGGGTGGCGAGCAGACTGGCAAGTTCTTTGAAAAGGCGTCCGGCAAGTAA
- a CDS encoding ATP-binding protein: MTRWETFRHALWGKPRTKAELDEAIAGVENYLDVHKWDLLNSVLFAGLLAVAFWSVGLGLEAMIWAIAVIIAEIAFSVVRLKLSRTRTSVRNVHRRTSILQLASLGTLLIWAPGLLFGMGTNDPMCTTLVLLAWAGSLMVVTNQNGAIPRIAITSGAVPGLLIVTVPAFYADRPADIALAGLAIILVMLVARNTIANLRLSRSVFIVQADKDELIGELEIARRAAEADRRRADQANKAKTEFLAMMSHEIRTPMNGMLGMAQMLQRGDLSEEQQIYAQTIVESGDNLLALLNDTLDLSRIEAGRMSLDADEEDPRRIVEGIESLWAPRARDEGLDFKVDVDPSVPARAELDSRKVQQLLTNLVGNAVKFTSSGFVAVAVAAPSDGNLRFEVSDSGPGIPPEAQKRIFEKFTQADASTSRSYGGSGLGLTLCQEFAHLMGGTIHVESTVGEGSTFVVEIPCRFFAAYVPTEEAAAPTKPEISLDDALNTADGPLRVLVADDHPINQKLMRAFIERFGYQYEIVENGRQAVDAVAYGNFDVVLMDVQMPVMDGITATAEIRKLPSGRGKIPVLAITANAMAGQRESYLEQGFDGYVSKPLDTALLQAEILRVTGDDPAAEDKTAAHA; this comes from the coding sequence ATGACGCGCTGGGAAACATTCCGCCATGCCCTGTGGGGCAAGCCTCGCACCAAGGCTGAACTCGACGAAGCTATTGCCGGCGTCGAGAACTATCTTGATGTGCACAAGTGGGATCTCCTTAACTCAGTTCTTTTTGCAGGTCTGCTGGCAGTAGCCTTCTGGTCTGTGGGTCTCGGCCTTGAAGCCATGATCTGGGCCATCGCTGTGATAATCGCAGAAATTGCCTTTTCCGTTGTCCGGCTAAAGCTCAGCCGCACGCGCACATCAGTTCGCAATGTACACAGGCGCACATCGATCTTGCAGCTTGCCTCGCTTGGCACCCTGTTGATCTGGGCGCCGGGCCTGCTGTTTGGCATGGGAACAAACGATCCCATGTGCACGACGCTTGTGCTACTGGCCTGGGCCGGATCGCTCATGGTGGTGACCAATCAAAACGGTGCGATCCCGAGAATTGCCATAACCAGTGGGGCGGTGCCCGGCCTGCTGATTGTTACGGTCCCGGCCTTCTATGCAGACCGACCTGCGGACATTGCGCTTGCGGGCCTTGCCATCATCCTGGTGATGCTGGTGGCTCGCAACACGATTGCTAATTTGCGTCTGAGCAGGAGCGTCTTCATTGTCCAGGCGGACAAGGATGAACTTATTGGCGAGCTGGAAATTGCACGTCGGGCTGCTGAAGCAGACAGGCGGCGTGCGGATCAGGCAAACAAGGCCAAGACCGAGTTTCTGGCGATGATGAGTCATGAAATCCGTACGCCGATGAACGGCATGCTGGGAATGGCTCAGATGCTTCAGCGCGGCGACCTGTCTGAAGAGCAGCAAATCTACGCCCAGACAATTGTGGAATCCGGTGACAACTTGCTGGCGCTTCTCAACGACACGCTTGACCTGTCGCGCATCGAAGCTGGCCGGATGTCTCTTGATGCGGATGAAGAAGATCCCCGACGTATTGTCGAAGGTATTGAATCCCTCTGGGCGCCACGCGCGCGCGATGAGGGGCTTGACTTCAAGGTGGACGTCGATCCATCAGTCCCGGCCCGTGCGGAGTTGGACAGCCGTAAAGTCCAGCAATTGCTGACGAACCTTGTGGGCAACGCTGTGAAGTTTACGTCCTCCGGCTTTGTCGCCGTGGCAGTTGCCGCTCCAAGCGACGGCAATTTGCGCTTTGAAGTGTCTGATTCCGGCCCCGGTATTCCACCCGAGGCCCAGAAGCGCATTTTTGAAAAGTTCACACAGGCGGATGCTTCCACCTCACGCAGCTATGGTGGGTCAGGCCTCGGGCTTACCCTTTGCCAGGAGTTCGCTCACTTGATGGGCGGCACTATTCACGTGGAGAGCACGGTTGGAGAAGGTTCGACTTTCGTCGTCGAGATTCCATGCCGGTTCTTCGCGGCATACGTGCCGACCGAGGAAGCTGCAGCTCCCACCAAACCCGAGATAAGTCTCGATGACGCCCTGAATACTGCTGACGGGCCGCTGCGTGTGCTTGTCGCGGATGATCACCCGATCAATCAGAAGCTCATGCGCGCCTTCATAGAGCGTTTTGGCTATCAGTACGAGATTGTTGAGAACGGACGTCAGGCTGTGGATGCCGTGGCGTACGGAAACTTCGATGTGGTGCTGATGGATGTCCAGATGCCAGTCATGGATGGTATCACGGCGACGGCGGAAATACGGAAACTGCCAAGTGGTAGGGGCAAAATTCCCGTTCTCGCGATCACCGCAAACGCGATGGCAGGGCAACGCGAGTCATATCTTGAGCAAGGCTTTGATGGATATGTGTCCAAGCCGCTTGATACTGCACTGCTGCAGGCTGAAATTCTTCGCGTGACTGGGGATGATCCTGCCGCAGAAGACAAAACAGCCGCGCATGCCTGA